Proteins from a genomic interval of Sphingobacterium lactis:
- a CDS encoding TonB-dependent receptor, with the protein MNFSISAYFSVSRYLFALACFLAMQVLPAHAQERLTISGYIKDAGTGENLIGAVLRIKDQNLSTYSNNYGFYSISILAGTYQLEVSYQGYRTAVEEMTLSENTRKNFELLSNENSIEEIVVSGKKENGNVSSAQMGNLKFSMEEMKNIPVIFGEKDVLKTIQLLPGVASGGEGSSSFFVRGGAGDQNLILLDEATVYNASHLLGFFSTFNSDAIKDASLYKGGIPAQYGGRISSVMDISMLDGNSKQFSMEGGIGLIASRLKLEGPIVKDRSSFMVSGRRTYADMFLKFSNDETAKKSKLYFYDLNMKMNYKLNDRNTIYLSGYFGKDDLGYGDLFSFDWGNATATVRWNSVINSKLFSNTSLIYSDFTYNVNVDNDNSAFTIASKIQNWNLKQDFSYYANNNSTIRFGVNLLHQQIKPASLDAIEGSEVNSIAVDDRQGIEAAAYVSHEWKPFERLSMIYGLRLNDFMVMGPGTFYEFDQDGEPTKESYYGSVVAKHYFNLEPRLSLSYLLNDNNSIKASYNRIAQNLHQLTNTTASLPTDQYVVSSLNIKPQIADQVALGYFRNFQNNTYELAVETYYKYMDNQIDFRNGADLQANKYLEGDLLYGIGRSYGVEFLVRKNKGKLTGWVGYTLARSERQFDQINNGDWFSARQDRTHDVSVVGVYQLTKKWALGATFVYNTGNAITFPSGKYQVDGETMFYYTERNGYRMPDYHRLDLSATYEPHKEKKRFQSSWAFGIYNAYNRKNAYIIDFRENEQNPNITEAYKIALFGIIPSVTWNFKF; encoded by the coding sequence ATGAACTTTTCCATTTCTGCGTATTTTTCCGTTTCGCGCTATTTATTTGCCTTGGCTTGCTTCCTTGCCATGCAGGTTTTACCTGCCCATGCGCAGGAACGCCTGACCATTAGTGGGTACATCAAGGATGCCGGTACGGGAGAAAACCTGATCGGTGCGGTCCTTCGCATAAAGGATCAGAATTTAAGCACCTACTCGAACAATTATGGGTTTTATTCCATCTCCATTCTAGCAGGAACCTACCAGCTAGAGGTTTCCTATCAAGGATACCGTACGGCAGTCGAGGAAATGACCCTCTCGGAGAACACCCGAAAGAATTTTGAGCTTCTTTCGAATGAGAACAGCATTGAGGAGATCGTGGTTTCGGGAAAGAAAGAAAATGGTAACGTGAGTTCGGCGCAGATGGGCAACCTCAAGTTCAGTATGGAGGAGATGAAGAACATACCGGTGATCTTCGGGGAAAAGGATGTGCTGAAGACGATCCAGTTGCTGCCTGGGGTGGCTTCGGGAGGCGAGGGGAGTTCCAGTTTCTTTGTCCGTGGCGGTGCCGGCGACCAGAACCTGATCCTCTTGGATGAAGCAACTGTCTATAATGCATCCCATCTCTTGGGATTTTTCTCCACTTTTAATTCCGATGCCATCAAAGATGCCAGTTTGTACAAAGGTGGTATTCCTGCCCAGTATGGCGGTCGTATATCCTCCGTCATGGATATCAGTATGTTGGATGGGAACAGCAAGCAGTTCTCGATGGAAGGCGGGATCGGATTGATTGCCTCACGCTTGAAATTGGAAGGACCGATCGTGAAGGATAGAAGTTCCTTTATGGTCAGCGGTAGACGGACCTATGCAGATATGTTCCTGAAGTTTTCCAATGACGAAACGGCAAAAAAGAGTAAGCTCTATTTCTACGATCTGAACATGAAGATGAACTATAAGCTGAACGACCGCAATACCATTTACCTTTCCGGCTATTTTGGGAAAGATGACCTGGGCTATGGCGACCTGTTTAGTTTTGATTGGGGAAATGCAACCGCTACTGTGCGTTGGAATTCAGTGATCAATTCGAAACTGTTCAGTAATACATCGTTGATCTACAGTGATTTCACGTATAATGTAAATGTGGACAATGATAATTCGGCTTTTACGATAGCGTCGAAAATTCAGAATTGGAATTTAAAACAGGATTTTTCGTATTACGCGAACAACAACAGCACGATCCGTTTCGGGGTGAACCTATTGCACCAGCAGATCAAGCCGGCCAGCTTGGACGCAATCGAAGGATCGGAAGTCAATTCCATTGCGGTTGATGACCGGCAAGGCATCGAAGCGGCTGCTTATGTCTCTCATGAGTGGAAACCGTTTGAAAGGCTTTCCATGATCTATGGCTTGCGCCTGAATGACTTTATGGTCATGGGGCCGGGCACCTTCTATGAATTCGATCAGGATGGCGAACCGACCAAAGAGAGTTATTACGGTTCCGTGGTGGCCAAGCATTATTTCAACCTGGAGCCTCGACTTTCCTTATCCTATCTCCTGAACGATAACAACAGCATCAAGGCAAGTTATAACCGCATTGCGCAGAACCTGCACCAGCTGACCAACACCACGGCAAGTCTGCCGACGGATCAATACGTTGTGAGCAGCTTGAACATCAAGCCACAGATTGCCGATCAAGTGGCCTTGGGTTATTTCCGCAATTTTCAGAACAATACCTATGAGCTCGCCGTTGAGACGTACTACAAGTATATGGATAACCAGATCGACTTCCGGAATGGGGCCGATCTACAAGCCAACAAGTACCTGGAAGGGGATCTCCTGTACGGAATCGGACGTTCCTACGGTGTGGAATTCCTTGTTCGGAAGAATAAAGGTAAACTGACGGGATGGGTGGGGTATACCTTGGCGCGCAGTGAACGCCAATTTGACCAGATCAACAATGGAGATTGGTTCTCCGCTCGACAGGACCGCACGCACGATGTATCGGTTGTAGGTGTGTATCAGTTGACGAAGAAATGGGCCTTGGGCGCTACATTCGTTTACAATACGGGAAATGCGATTACCTTCCCAAGCGGAAAATATCAGGTGGATGGAGAAACCATGTTCTATTATACCGAACGCAATGGATACCGCATGCCGGATTACCACCGATTGGACCTGTCCGCAACGTATGAACCACATAAGGAAAAGAAACGTTTTCAATCCAGCTGGGCGTTTGGAATTTACAATGCCTACAACAGGAAGAATGCCTATATCATAGACTTCCGGGAGAATGAACAGAATCCAAACATTACGGAAGCCTATAAGATTGCGCTTTTTGGTATTATCCCTTCCGTAACCTGGAATTTTAAATTTTAG
- a CDS encoding polysaccharide deacetylase family protein, giving the protein MHFVRPIFFLPYVYNKSIWRKEKKKNNIYLTFDDGPIPELTPWVLDILKERNIKATFFCVGENIVQHPEIFERIKNEGHAVGNHTHNHLKGWTTSDEAYLQNVQACQELTQTDLFRPPYGRAAQSQLRKLAKTYRIIMWDVLTGDYDSTISPDQVYRNAVDYVRNGSIIVFHDNIKAKENLQYALPKSLDELLARGFRFDLF; this is encoded by the coding sequence ATGCATTTTGTCCGACCGATTTTCTTTCTGCCCTATGTCTATAATAAGTCGATTTGGCGGAAAGAAAAGAAAAAAAATAATATATACTTAACATTCGATGATGGCCCCATTCCGGAGCTTACGCCTTGGGTATTGGATATATTGAAGGAACGAAACATAAAAGCGACCTTTTTCTGCGTGGGCGAAAATATCGTCCAGCACCCAGAAATCTTCGAACGGATCAAAAATGAAGGTCATGCCGTGGGAAACCACACCCACAACCACCTAAAAGGTTGGACGACCAGCGATGAAGCCTATCTCCAGAATGTACAAGCGTGCCAAGAGCTGACCCAGACGGATCTTTTCAGACCGCCATATGGACGCGCTGCGCAATCGCAGTTGCGAAAGCTGGCAAAAACGTACCGCATTATTATGTGGGATGTCCTGACTGGTGATTATGACTCGACCATATCACCGGACCAGGTGTACAGAAATGCTGTTGATTACGTCCGCAACGGGAGCATCATCGTTTTCCATGACAATATCAAAGCCAAGGAAAACCTTCAGTATGCCCTACCGAAAAGTCTGGATGAACTATTGGCTCGCGGATTCCGATTCGATCTCTTCTGA
- a CDS encoding alpha/beta hydrolase has protein sequence MKTTVSAFLLSLFFSFVHAAKVDTLAIPSAAMGKSIKTVIIQPEGGSAKELPTLYLLHGYSGNYSNWVNNVPAVKTLADQMQMVIVCPDGGFGSWYWDSPNDKNFQYETFVAKELVSYVNKNYPVANDRNKRGITGLSMGGHGALYLAIRHQDIFGAAGSTAGGVDIRPFPNNWDMSKRLGEYAEHADLWNTHTVMEMTHLIKPKSLTLFIDCGTEDFFYDVNCKLHEKLDYMNIPHRFLSMPGAHNWDYWKKSILYQLTFFNDFFNSSKAA, from the coding sequence ATGAAAACGACCGTAAGTGCTTTTCTTTTAAGCTTATTTTTCAGCTTTGTCCATGCGGCAAAAGTCGATACCCTGGCCATTCCCAGTGCGGCAATGGGCAAGTCCATAAAGACAGTGATTATTCAACCTGAGGGAGGTTCCGCTAAAGAGCTGCCTACCTTATACCTATTGCATGGCTATTCCGGTAATTATAGCAATTGGGTGAATAATGTGCCTGCAGTTAAGACCTTGGCCGACCAGATGCAGATGGTGATCGTTTGCCCGGACGGTGGTTTTGGCAGCTGGTACTGGGATTCGCCGAATGATAAGAACTTTCAATATGAAACTTTTGTGGCCAAGGAATTGGTGTCCTATGTGAACAAGAACTATCCTGTGGCCAATGATCGCAACAAACGCGGCATTACAGGTTTGAGCATGGGTGGGCATGGAGCGCTGTATTTGGCAATTCGGCACCAGGATATTTTCGGAGCAGCGGGAAGTACCGCTGGTGGTGTGGATATCCGTCCTTTTCCCAACAATTGGGACATGTCCAAAAGATTGGGTGAATACGCTGAACATGCGGACCTTTGGAATACCCATACCGTCATGGAGATGACCCACTTGATCAAACCGAAGTCATTAACGCTGTTTATCGACTGCGGAACCGAAGACTTCTTCTACGACGTCAACTGTAAATTGCACGAGAAATTGGACTACATGAATATTCCACATCGGTTTTTATCCATGCCTGGAGCGCATAATTGGGACTATTGGAAGAAATCCATTCTCTATCAATTGACTTTTTTCAATGATTTTTTCAATTCCAGCAAAGCAGCATAG
- a CDS encoding ComEA family DNA-binding protein has translation MKKLFAYFSMNRKEQLGVMVLLFLMCISILLNLLFPILRPPKPMSYQIVQLANEVDSVAKLKETTSYGLKSNAKTRKAPQYVKFDPNTLPLAGWVAMGLSERQAAAVIKYRERGGKFNRPEDLAKMYTISPENFQAMLPYIDIAKSNDLPPSPEGFTKPSFPSYPKKDTKVIIDINRADTSEWMMLRGIGPGFSRRIVKYRGQLGGFVAVDQLAEVYGLPPETLEQIRPQLMLTEENIQQLKINELSAMELAKHPYVRLKDAKTIVNYRQHHGPFQSMTDLQKILSLDAAFFRKIELYLDFEN, from the coding sequence ATGAAAAAGCTGTTTGCATATTTTTCAATGAATAGGAAGGAACAGTTGGGGGTAATGGTTTTGTTGTTCCTGATGTGCATCTCCATTCTGCTGAATCTGCTCTTTCCGATCTTGCGTCCTCCGAAACCGATGTCTTACCAGATTGTACAGCTTGCCAATGAAGTCGATAGTGTGGCAAAATTGAAGGAGACTACATCTTATGGCCTTAAAAGCAACGCCAAGACCCGTAAGGCGCCGCAATATGTCAAGTTCGATCCCAATACATTGCCGTTAGCCGGCTGGGTGGCGATGGGGCTATCGGAAAGGCAAGCCGCTGCGGTGATTAAATACAGGGAGCGGGGCGGCAAGTTCAACAGACCGGAGGATCTGGCGAAAATGTATACCATCAGTCCGGAAAACTTTCAAGCCATGTTGCCCTATATCGACATCGCCAAATCCAATGATTTACCTCCGAGTCCGGAAGGCTTCACCAAGCCATCGTTTCCATCCTATCCTAAGAAAGACACAAAGGTTATCATCGATATCAATCGAGCAGATACTAGCGAATGGATGATGTTGCGCGGGATAGGGCCTGGTTTTTCGCGCAGGATCGTCAAATACAGGGGCCAACTCGGCGGTTTTGTTGCTGTGGATCAGTTGGCGGAAGTTTATGGCTTGCCACCCGAGACGCTGGAACAGATCCGACCACAATTGATGCTAACTGAGGAAAATATCCAACAGCTGAAAATTAATGAACTATCAGCCATGGAGTTGGCGAAACACCCATACGTACGCCTGAAGGATGCGAAGACCATCGTGAATTACAGACAGCACCACGGACCCTTTCAGTCCATGACCGATTTACAGAAGATTCTTTCGTTGGATGCGGCATTTTTTCGTAAAATTGAACTTTATTTGGATTTTGAAAACTGA
- a CDS encoding DUF4249 domain-containing protein, whose protein sequence is MRLFKIILLCAVVFSFSSCEELIDVDLNSADPKIVIVADINNSGNVHEVFVSRTVNFDVDRPSDPVENAAVQVRSGAGQVYVFLHQGDGRYVNTNMQLGIAETYSLSVTVDGEEYKSETSMPEYVEVDSIGVTKENIFNETYYFVNLKFQDPPGQANYFKYTVSVNEEKFKFDSATSDKFNDGKLVTHQIGSGGNDEIQLGDKLVVRRQAITKPVYTYWSEYMMTNPGSAAPGNPTSNISNGALGYFSVANVRDYSIDIQDETVSEEIESESASQ, encoded by the coding sequence ATGAGATTATTCAAAATCATACTATTATGCGCTGTTGTTTTCAGTTTCAGCAGTTGTGAAGAGTTGATCGATGTGGATCTGAACAGTGCAGATCCGAAGATTGTTATTGTAGCCGATATCAATAATTCCGGAAATGTGCATGAAGTCTTCGTAAGCCGCACGGTAAACTTTGACGTGGATCGACCAAGCGATCCTGTGGAAAATGCCGCTGTTCAGGTACGTTCGGGAGCGGGGCAGGTGTATGTGTTCCTGCATCAAGGTGATGGCCGCTATGTGAACACCAATATGCAACTGGGCATCGCAGAGACCTATAGCCTTTCGGTGACCGTAGATGGCGAGGAATATAAGTCAGAAACGAGCATGCCGGAATATGTAGAGGTTGATTCCATTGGCGTAACGAAAGAGAATATATTCAACGAGACCTATTATTTCGTGAACTTGAAGTTCCAGGACCCACCGGGACAGGCCAACTATTTTAAATATACGGTATCGGTGAATGAGGAGAAGTTTAAGTTTGATTCGGCCACATCCGATAAGTTCAATGATGGAAAGTTGGTCACCCATCAAATTGGTAGTGGCGGCAATGATGAGATCCAATTGGGGGATAAACTGGTTGTCCGCCGACAAGCGATCACCAAGCCGGTGTACACCTATTGGTCCGAATACATGATGACGAATCCGGGAAGTGCCGCTCCGGGCAATCCAACTTCCAATATCAGCAATGGGGCATTGGGTTATTTCTCCGTAGCGAATGTCCGGGATTATTCCATCGACATCCAGGACGAAACGGTATCAGAAGAGATCGAATCGGAATCCGCGAGCCAATAG